In the genome of Nerophis lumbriciformis linkage group LG32, RoL_Nlum_v2.1, whole genome shotgun sequence, one region contains:
- the gsdf gene encoding gonadal somatic cell derived factor, whose product MSLAFVAMMALLCSSMATAFVVQPSKDRTATPQEPDTRCQGASLQSIRKGLLAALNLQVEPRLPEGAIEQWSSTAERMKALTVSSSDTVSAHDGNNSECCTVTSEVLMRDLGWDKWMIHPDRVTVVQCLPSSSHMPFQPSLPHAQDADSQVPPSCCQPTSYEDVPVCYRDEFGAIVMTSMHLTRRCGCPSGAAP is encoded by the exons ATGTCCCTCGCCTTCGTTGCCATGATGGCGCTCCTGTGCTCCTCTATGGCGACCGCGTTCGTCGTGCAGCCATCCAAGGACCGCACTGCGACGCCGCAAGAGCCCGACACCAG GTGCCAAGGAGCGTCCCTGCAGTCCATCAGGAAGGGACTCCTCGCCGCCCTCAACCTGCAGGTGGAGCCTCGGCTGCCAGAGGGCGCCATTGAGCAGTGGAGCAGCACCGCTGAAAGGATGAAGGCCTTGACAG TTTCATCCAGCGACACCGTGTCTGCTCATGATGGGAACAACTCTGAGTGCTGTACCGTGACCTCGGAGGTTCTCATGAGAG ATCTGGGCTGGGACAAGTGGATGATCCATCCTGACCGTGTCACGGTGGTGCAGTGTCTGCCCTCCAGTTCCCACATGCCCTTTCAGCCATCGCTGCCTCATGCCCAGGATGCTGACTCGCAG GTTCCTCCGTCATGTTGTCAGCCGACTTCCTATGAAGATGTGCCCGTCTGCTACAGGGATGAGTTTGGCGCCATTGTCATGACTTCCATGCATCTGACTCGCCGGTGTGGCTGCCCTTCCGGCGCTGCCCCATGA